The nucleotide sequence ttgagcagatatgggtatatctacttgatgaaacataagtctgaaacatttgaaaagttcaaagaatttcagagtgaagtggaaaatcatcgtgacaagaaaataaagtttctacgatctgatcgcggagacaaatatttgagttacgagtttggtcttcaattaaaacaatgtgaaatagtttcactactcacgccacctggaacaccatagtgtaatggtgtgtccgaacgtcataaccgtactttattagatatagtgcgatctatgatgtctcttaccgatctaccattatcgttttggggttatgcataagagatagctgcattcacgttaaatagggcaccatctaagtctgttgagacgacacaatctgaactgtggtttggcaagaaaccaaagttgtcgtttcttaaagtttgggactgcgatgcttatgtgaaaaaagtttcatcctaataagctcaaacccaaatcggagaaatatgtcttcatagtatacccaaaggagactgttgggtacaccttctatcacaaatccgaaggcaagacttttgttgctaaattcggagtttttctagaggagtttctctcgaaagaagtgagtgggaggaaagtagaacttgatgaggtaactgtacatgctaccttattggaaagtagttcatcacagaaatctgttcctgtgactactacaccaattagtgaggaagctaatgatgatgatcatgtaacttcagatcaagttactaccaaatctcgtaggtaaaccagagtgagatccgcaccagagtggtacggtaatcctgttctggaagtcatgttactagaccatgacgaacttgcgaactatgaggaagcgatgatgagcccagattccgcgaaatggtttgaggccatgaaatctgagatatgatccatgtatgagaacaaagtatggactttgatggatttgcccgatgatcggcaagccatagaaaataaatggatcttcaagaggaagacggacgctgatagtagtgttactatctacaaagctagaattgtcacaaaaggttttcgacaagttcaaggggttgactacgatgagaccttctcacccgtagcgatgcttaagtctatccgaatcatgttagcaattgctgcattttatgattatgaaatttggcaaatggatgtcaaaactgcattcctggatggatttctggaagaagagttgtatatgatgcaaccagaaggttttgtcgatccaaagggagctaacaaagtgtgcaagctccagtgatccatttatggactggtgcaagcctctcggagttggaataaacgctttgatagtgtgatcaaagcatttggttttatatagacttttggagaagcctgtatttacaagaaagtgagtgggagctctgtagcatttctgatattatatgtggatgacatattactaattggaaatgatatagaatttctggatagcataaagggatacttgaataagagtttttcaatgaaagacctcggtgaagctgcttacatattaggcataaagatctatagagatagatcaagacgcttaattggactttcacaaagcacataccttgacaagattttgaagaagttcaaaatggatcaagcaaagaaaggattcttgcctgtgttacaaggtgtgaagttgagtaagactcaaagcccaaccacgacagaagatagaaatagaatgaaagtcattccctatgccttggccataggttctataaagtatgtcatgttgtataccagatctattgtataccctgcactgatttggcaagggagtacaatagtgatctaggagtagatcactggacagcggtcagaattatccttagtgaaataaggatatgtttctcgattatggacgtgacaaaaaggttcgtcgtaaagggttacgccgatgcaagttttgacactaatctagatgactctaaatctcggtctagatacatattgaaagtgggagcaattagctagagtagctccatgcagagcattgtcgacatagaaatttacaaaatacttacggatctgtatgtgacagacccgttgactaaaaattatctcacaagcaaaacatgatcacaccttagtactctttgggtgttaatcacatagcgatgtgaactagattactgactctagtaaaccctttgggtgttgatcacatatcgatgtgaactattgctgttaaatcacatggcgatgtgaactagattattgactctagtgcaagtgggagactgaaggaaatatgccctagaggcaataataaagttattatttatttccttataatcatggtaaatgtttattattcatgctagaattgtattaatcggaaacataatacatgtgtgaatacatagacaaacaaagtgtcactagtatgcctctacttgactagctcgttaatcaaagatggttatgtttcctaaccatgaacaatgagttgttatttgattaacgggatcacatcattaagagaatgatctgattgacatgacccattccattagcttagcacccgatcatttagtatgttgctattgctttcttcatgacttatacatgttcctataactatgagattatgcaactcccgtttaccggaggaacacttttggtactaccaaacgtcacaacgttactgggtgattataaaggagtactacaggtgtctctaaaggtacatgttgggttggcgtatttcgagattaggctttgtcactccgattgtcggagaggtatctctaggccctctcggtaatgcacatcacataagccttgtaagcattgcaactaatgagttagttgcgggatgatgtattacagaacaagtaaagagacttgccggtaacgagattgaacgaggtattggataccgacgatcgaatctcgggcaagtaatataccgatgacaaagggaacaacgtatgttgttatgcggtctgaccgataaagatcttcgtagaatatgtgggagccaatatgagcatccaggtcccgctattggttattgaccggagacgtgtctcggtcatgtctacattgttctcgaacccgtagggtccgcacgcttaaggttacgatgatagttatattatgagtttatgcattttgatgtaccgaaggttgttcggagtcccggatatgatcacagacatgacgaggagtctcgaaatggtcgaggcataaagattgatatattggaagcctatatttggacaccggaagtgttccgggtgaaatcgggattttaccggagtaccgggaggttaccgaaacccccccgggagctatatgggccttagtgggccttagtggaaaagagaaggggctgcccaagatgggctgcgcgcctccctccctcccctagtcctattaggacaaggagaggtggccgccccccctctctcttttccccctccgcgaatcctattccaactaggattgggggggggggaatcctactcccagagggagtaggactcttcctggcgcgccctatgtggccggccagcctcccccctttggtcctttatatactgaggcagaggcacccccagaaacacacaagttgatccacgtgatctattccttagccgtgtgcggtgccctagccaccatagtcctcgattatactgtagcggagtttaggcgaagccctgctgctgtagtacatcaagatcgtcaccacgccgtcgtgctgacggaactcttccccgacactttgctggatcggagtccggggatcgtcatcgagctgaacgtgtgctcgaactcggaggtgccgtagtttcggtgcttgatcggttggatcgtgaagacgtacgactacttcctctacgttgtgtcaacgcttccgcagtcggtctgcgtgggtacgtagacaacactctcccctctcgttgctatgcatcacatgatcttgcgtgtgcgtaggatttttttttgaaattactacgaaacccaacagaaaCCCCACGATCCGTAAGTCTCGCGCCATCCCATGAGCGGCATCGTGTGTCCACAAGAATCGGTCCTGGATCGTTGGGCGATGACCAGAACAACTACTCTTATCAAAAGGAAAAAAACTGTCTACTGAATAATCTGAACTAACCTACAGCTGTCGACGACAACAGCGTGCCGAGCTACAGTGCGAAAAGAACAGAGATAAAagactaaaaacagaaaaaaaatgcaCAAGGATTATTCAATAGAAAGTAGTttatattaaaatgttttaaaaaagacttatatttaaaaacgaagGAAGTATATGCttgccgcaaaaaaaaaaaagaagggAGGATATGCTGCTGTACTACTAGCGGGTGACTTGTCCACTAGCCCGCCGATGAATTATTGGTCGATTGCCGCTGCCTGCAGCAATACACAGGACCAGCCTTTGTCAATCGAGACAGCCTGCCTCGCCACTAACCTTTGTCCCTCCCAACTCCTCGCCTCACTCTCGACCGACGGGCGAGTTCCCCGGTCGAGAATGTCGTCCAGCGGCCACGGCGCCGTCGACGCCCGCACCGGCTACTGCGCAGCAACCAAGTCGTTCCTCAGCCTCCGcgggccgctgccgctgccgcccgccGACGTCCCACTCACATTCCCGGCCTTCGCGCTGTCGCTGCTGCCGTCCCCTCTCCCCGCCCACCCCGCGCTCCTCGACGCCGCCACCGGCGAGGCCGTCTCCTACCCGGCGTTCCTGTCCCAGGTGCGCGCGCTCGTGGGCGCGCTGCGGTCGCGCGTGGTGCCGCTCGGCCGCGGCGACGTGGCCTTCGTCCTCGCCCCCGCGCGGCTCGACGTGCCCGTGCTCTACTTCGCGCTCCTCGCCGTCGGCGCGGTCGTGTCCCCGGCCAACCCGGCCCTCACCGCCGGCGAGGTGTCCCGCCTCGTCTGCCTCTCCGGCGCGTCCTTCGCCTTCGCGGTGTCCTCCACCGCCGGCAAGCTCCCCGCCGGCCTCCCCACCACCCTCCTCGACTCCCCGCACTTCCGCTCCCTCCTGCACAGCGACCATGGCGAGAACCAGTCGGCGCCGCTGGACGCCGGAGCAGTGTGCCAGTCAGCGACAGCGACGGTCCTGTACTCCTCCGGCACGACCGGgcgggtgaaggcggcggcggtgcCGCACCGGAGCTTCATCGTGAGGGCGGCGGGGCTCCGTGCCCTGCACCTGCAGGGGAAGTCGAGGAAGGCCAACGAGAGGACTCTGATCGGCGCCCCCATGTTCCACACCATGGGTTTCTTCTTCACGCTCAACGGGCTGGCGCAGGGGATTACCACTGTTGTGATGACGGAGGCGGCCGCGCGGGCTGGGTTGAGGGGAATGCTGGAGGCAGCGCAGCGGTGGGAGGTGACGGAGATCATGGCGGCGCCTCCCGTGGTGCTGGGGATGACAAAAGAAAGGTGCCGGCTCACGAGTCTGCTGCGCGTGATCTGCGGCGGCGCCCCTCTGCCGAGATCGGCGGCGGAGCAGTTCCCGCGGCGGTTCCCCCAAGTGGACCTGTGCATGGTTAGTGTTTCCACTGAGTTTGTCTAGGGCAGGTCTACATATGCCCTAATTATTGCACATATAAATGATTTAATCAAACATAAAAAATATCACACGAATCTCATAGTAAAATCATGCGGTAGTAGTGGTGGTACAGCGGAGCTCCGTCGATTACGTCCAAACGGACAAACTCGAGGAGGAAGGAAGCGCGGAAGACAAACTCGAAGAGGAAGTGCTGCCATCCGCTCGAGAGCCGTACCTGCGAGGACTAAAAAAACTTGACCTAAACTACTAGCCGGAGCGGAGACAAAGTGAAGACGGATCCACTGGCTCGTTGGTGAAGTTTAAAGTGGAAAGTTTACGCTGCATGCCTAGCGTTAGGGAACAAAATAAGGGGAAATCATGAACTATCTAATATTTGTCTGCAGACATTCTACTATAGTTTGAATCAAATATCAAAAAGGCCATCACAGATTTGAGCTTGTCAAACATAGTCTGGTGAGATATGTGAAAAGGTGTCAGCAGTATCAATTATGAAACACCATAATACCCCacctcaaaaataaaaataaaagtgtcTTAACCTTTATCATCCAATGTTGTTTGAGGCAATAATTTTGTGTTAGATAACTAGCCAAAGGCCCATCCATGTGAAGATTTAGTGACCAAGAATGCTTGGTTGCATGGTAGCCAAAATTTAGGTAAACATCATTCGGAAACTCTAAAACTTGCCAAAATTCGACTACTATAGGGAGGTTGGCAAAGCAAGATAGCTTCCAACCTAGTGGTAGTTATTTTTGTTTGCTTGCCCACATAGCCAACTTTTGACATCAAACCAGGCACTCCCTCAATTCAAATGAATAAGGCTTGCACGCACTTCACAATTGAACTTTGACCATATATTAGATGACGAACCAAATgtatgttgtatatatatgtgataaaaaaatatGCCGGTGAATCTGGTTCAGGGTTATGGCGCAACAGAGGCTGGGGGCATATCCTTGATGATCGACCGGGACGAGTGCTCCCGCATAGGTTCCTCCGGCCGCATCTCCCACAACGTCGAGGCGAAGATCGTTGACATCGTCACCGGAGAGCCCTTGTCGATCGGGCAGAAAGGGGAGCTGTGGGTGAGAGGTCCTTCCATCATGACAGGTTACCTGCCCCACGAACATCTTCCTACAGCGCACATCGCCATCGGTTCACTGATATTGTTGTGACGCTGCACTGAGATCACTTATCGTTCTGTGTCCGCGTAGGCTACCTAGGTGACGACGAGGCGAATGCGGCCTCTTTCGATTCGGAAGGCTGGCTGAAGACCGGCGACCTTTGCTACATTGATCAGGACGGGTTTCTGTTCGTGGTGGATAGGCTCAAGGAGCTAATCAAGTACAAGGCCTATCAGGTCTGCTCTTGGCTCGTGAACAACGTATTATTGTCATATACTAGCAATAATTTggctcgcatgcatgcatgcgtggtccTAAACATGCATGCGTGGTCCTAAACTGAATACTGTAGGTTGCACCTGCAGAGCTGGAGCTTGTCCTGCAATCGCTGCCAGAGATTGTCGACGCTGCAGTGATGCCGTAAGTCCACTGAAACAATGATTTCGGGATGGATTTCACGACGGACTACGCTTGAAAAAAAGAACAAACAAATTGCCAATATAGCTCCTGGAGTACTGACAGTTTCAGTGAATTTGCAGATATCCTCACGAAGAGGCAGGAGAGATACCCATGGCGCTCGTGGTGAGGCAACCCGGGAGCAAGGTCACTGAGGCGCAGGTCATGGAGCATGTAGCCAAGCAGGTCACGCCGTACAAGAAGGTGCGCAAGGTGCTGTTTGTCGACTCCATACCGAGATCGCCGGCCGGAAAGATCTTGAGGAGGCAGTTGAAAGACCATATGCAGTCTTGCATTGTGTCCAGACTCTGATGAAGCCTGTGTCCATCAGTGAGATCCTCTTCGGTGTAGTGCTCCACTGGGCAAAAACAAGACTTGCATTGTCGTCAGACATGGTCCTAAATGACGTTCCATCCCGTTGTATATATGTAGTATAGATAGATTTCAACCGTGGACTGCTCAAAGTTAATATTCAAACCATGTTGTACCGTCTAAATTTATTTTCCTTCGTCTAGTTGTACGCTTCGTCAAACATGGTCCTAAACCGATACAATAAAATGGAACATATTGGTGTTATTATTTTGGGAAAGTAGTGCACCCACGCAAGAAAACCTatcaaaacatttcaaaaaaaaatctgaaactttgtgaAAATGATTATTAATAAATGTTAGAGAAGCTTGCCACGTTTGGTTATCAAACGACATCCGAGGAAAACTATACAATTTTTCTTTTACAAGTTTTGGTGAAACAGTGCATGTACATTTTGAGAAAATTTCaagaattttgtcttttttgtatagaGCTTCTCGGATGTCATTTGACCACCAAAATTGGGAAGCCTCTCTAACATTTGTTGCATTAAGGGTGGGTGTAGAAAAACCACTCTCTATTATTTTCTTCCTCTAACTACCAAAGTGGCCCTCACAAATGCGAGGGCATCATCTTTAGTGTATCGAACATGCTAAGTATTCACATTTATTTTTCTCTATAAATAATTTGTGTATACAGTTAGGAGTAGAGCTGCGATGACACTAATCCAATAAGAGTAAACATGCAGTATACATGCCTGCTAGATCAATTGTCTTATGCTCACTAGATCAATTTTCAAGAAATTATGTGGGCTGTTATATTGTGCATAACTACATAAAGTAGCCAGGTTATGTAATCGTCGTCATAGCAAAAAGAGTAGCCTTGTGCTGAGATTCTTGGTTGCACACCGTCAATGCTCATGTTGATCGCTGCTTAGGAATTTCTTATGTTGTCGATAGTATCAACTATCCACATAACTATGGTGGTAAGAGAAATTTTACAATGGTTTCAAATTTATTATGGGTTCTAATCGTGAATCTATCCATCCCATTTTAGTAACACTTGTTTATGGAAATATTATCCAACGACCGGGGGATACCCCAGCGAATGCCCTGTTTGCTGTCGGATCAAGCGGTGCCTTTTCTTGGTTTCGGAATCGTTTTCTGGAATTGCTGCCAGGGACGAATGCTCTTTCTCTCAAAAGGAACTAGCGGCTCCTGCATGAGTGGCAGCCCGTTTACCACTTGAACTAAAGTGGGTTTTGTGAACAAATGTGCTTAAATAACTTTATGTATTTGAAATTAAATCATTTGAAATTTGTTTTTTCATTTGAAAATTCGGCTAAAacaattcaaaaatccagaaatttTCCCTTTCTGAGAGAACAAAAATCCCTATTTTTCCCATGAACATTATAAATCCCAATGTTGTCATGTTTGTAGAAAACACATTTTTTAACTTGCCATGCTTTTAGAGGTGATTTTTTCTAAACTTGCCATGTTTTTAAAAGTTACATTTTTATCATTCAAatcatggcatttttattattaataACATGTAATTTTATTATTAAGAGGATGGCAGTTATATTTATTAATAGTACGCCATTTTCATAATTAGTAACATGATACTTTTTATTATTAAGATGATGGCACTTTTATTAATAAGAGCGTGGCACTTTTATTATTAGTAACATGGCTTTTTTATTGTCAAGACGATGGTACTTTCATGATTAAGAGCATGCATGTTTTTTAAtaacatggcatttttattattaggAGGATGGCAGTTTGTTTTGCATGGCAGTTTTATTGTTAACATGATGATAGTTTTACCCAAATGATAACGCACACACGTGTGACACGAAGCAACATGGTTCAAATGCCTCCATTACCATTCATTTTGCCACGTcaaaacagatgacatcagcaggaatctttttggtttttggtttaaaatgttttatctcctaattaaaaatccaattaaaaatccGTTTTAACCACTAAATccatctcgacgagatcttcataattagattccatgttgatatatttcgacgaaatttttttgggacaaaagttgccatgatgtttacactatagttaccatagtgtttacactaaagttgccatgtggcaattttagtttatagatcatggcaattttagtattttgaccatGGCAATTCTAGTACTTTGACCAtggaaattattttttgtatgaaccatggcaattttaaatgcatgtatcatggcaattttagtttatggttgatggcaagtctagtttcttaatccCTCGCTTTATAATATGTCAAATTTACTTTTAAAGGTAGAagaaaaatagctgaaacatatcattgcaactttagtgtaaacaccatgacaattcatgtgcaataggCATGACAACTTTTAACCCAAAACAGTCGTCGAaacatattgatatgagatctagtgtcaaagatctcgtcgcgatggatttaatgatgaaaacggatcttcaatcggatttttcatttaagagatttAAAAAAAACTAGAAATCCAGAAAGATTCCTAAATGCATTCATGCGGTGACGTGACACAGTCTGTGTAttatagggcgtgtgggcgggtGTTGCTCATGACATGCGTGGGCATTATCAGCATCCTAGTTTTATTATTTGAGAGCATGACATTTTTATTATTGTTGGCATGACGTTTTTGCTGTGACGAGGATGACAATTTTGCATTTTTTTGGCATGATATTTTTTATTATCATATCAAATTATAAATTAGAGAAACAATAGTTTTAGAAAGTAGCTTGGCAATTTTCATTTTTTCAGAGCACATGATTTATAAATTTATGTGTTTCTCTGTATTCTATAAGATAACATGcattttttgttggggaacgtagtaattttaaaaaatttctacgtagacgcaagatcatagtgatgcatagcaatgagaggggagagtgttgtccacgtaccctcgtagaccgtaagcggaagcgttatgacaacgcggttgatgtagtcgtacgttttcacgatcgaccgatcctagtaccgaacgtacgacacctccgcgatctgcacacgttcagctcggtgacatcccatgaactcacgatccagtagagcttcgagggagagcttcctcagcacgatggcgtgatgacgatgatgatgaagttaccggtgcagggcttcgcctaagcactgcaacgatatgaccgaggtggaatatggtggaggggggcaccgcacacggcttggaacaatcaacttgtgtgttctagtgtgccccctgccctcgtatataaaggaacaaggggggaAGCCGGCCGTCCCTTGGTccgcccaaggagaggaggaattctcctcctagtaggagtaggattcatccttttcTAGTCCTattaggaagggggaagggggaaggaaggagagggagagggagagggaaagagggaccgcgccccctcccctagtcctattcggactccccttggggaggcacctcctgggctgctgccctctctcccccctaaggcccactaaggcccaatacttccccggggggttccggtaacccctccggcactccggttttctccaaaatcatccggaacactttcgatgtctgaatatagccgtccaatatatcgatctttatgtctcaaccatttcgtgactcctcgtcatgtccgtgatcatattcgggactccggactaccttcagtacatcaaaacacataaactcataataccgatcgtcaccgaacgttaagcgtgcggaccctacgggttcgagaactatgtagacatgaccgatactcatctccgatcaataaccaatagcggaacctggatgctcatattggtttctacatattctacgaagatctttatcggtcaaaccgcataacaacatacgttgttccctttgtcatcggtatgttacttgcccgagattagatcatcggtatcttcatacctagttcaatctcattaccggcaaatctctttactcgttccgtaatgcatcatcctgatgtctactacacaaccttcttcttgtagacgttgttgggcctccaagtgcagaggtttgtaggacagtagcaaatttccctcaagtggatgaccaaaggtttatcaatccgtaggaggcataggatgaagatggtctctctcagacaaccctgcaaccaaataacaatgagtctcttgtgtccccaacacacccaatacaatggtaaattgtataggtgcactagctcggcgaagagatggtgatacaagtggtatatggatagtagatataggtttttgcaatctgaaaatataaaaacagcaaggtaacaagtggtaaaagtgagcgtaaacggtattgcaatgctaggaaacaaggcctagggttcatactttcgctagtgcaagttccctcaacaataataacataattggatcacataactatccctcaacatgcaacaaagagtcactccaaagtcactaatagcggagaacgaacgaagagattatggtagggtacgaaaccacctcaaagttattctttccaatcaaccaaaacagccctagagttcgtactagaataacaccttaagacacaaatcaaccaaaaccctaatgtcacctagatactcaaatatcacctcaagtatccatggcatgattatacgatatgcatcacacaatctcagattcatctattcaaccaacacataggacctgaaagagtgccccaaagtttctaccggagaatcacgacgaaaacgtgtgccaacccctatgcataggttcatgggcggaaccggcaagttgatcaccaaaacatacatcaagtgaatcacgtggtatcccattgtcaccatagatacgcatggcaagacatacatcaagtgttctgaaatctttaaagactcaatccgataagataacttcaaaggggaaactaaatccaatacaagagagtagaggggggataaaaacatcataggatccaactataaaagcaaagcttgcgatacatcaagatcgtatcacctcaagaaaacgagagagagagagagatcaaacacatagctactagtacatacccttagccccgagggagaactactccctcctcgtcatggagagcaccgggatgatgaagatggccactggagaaggattccccctccgacagggagccggaacgggtctagattggctttcggtggctacggaggcttctggcggcagaactcccgacctattgtgctccctgacacgtctccgtcgtatctacttttccaaacacttttgcccttgttttggactctaacttgtatgatttgaatggaactaacccggattgccgctgttttcagcagaattgccatgatgctgttttatgtgcagaaaacaaaagttctcggaatgacctgaaactccatgaaatatcttacaataaataataaaaaatcctcgccaaagatgaagaccagggggcccacacccttgccatgagggtggggtgcgcgcccctctagggcgcgccccctacctcgtgggccccctggagaccccccgactccaattccaactctatataactgctttcggcgagaaaaaaataggagagaagaaatcatcgtgttttacgatacggagccgccgccaagccctaaaacctctcgggagggctgatctggagtccgttcggggctccggagagggggattcattgccgtcgtcatcatcaaccatcctccatcaccaatttcatgatgctcaccgccgtgcgtgagtaattccatcgtagggttgctggacggtgatgggttggatgagatttatcatgtaatcgagttagttttgttagggtttgatccctagtatccactatgttctgagattgatgttgctatgactttgctatgcttaatgcttgtcactagagcccgagtgccatgatttcagatctgaacctattatgttttcatcaatatatgagagttctagatcctatcttgcaagtctatag is from Triticum aestivum cultivar Chinese Spring chromosome 3A, IWGSC CS RefSeq v2.1, whole genome shotgun sequence and encodes:
- the LOC123063356 gene encoding 4-coumarate--CoA ligase-like 7 isoform X1 codes for the protein MSSSGHGAVDARTGYCAATKSFLSLRGPLPLPPADVPLTFPAFALSLLPSPLPAHPALLDAATGEAVSYPAFLSQVRALVGALRSRVVPLGRGDVAFVLAPARLDVPVLYFALLAVGAVVSPANPALTAGEVSRLVCLSGASFAFAVSSTAGKLPAGLPTTLLDSPHFRSLLHSDHGENQSAPLDAGAVCQSATATVLYSSGTTGRVKAAAVPHRSFIVRAAGLRALHLQGKSRKANERTLIGAPMFHTMGFFFTLNGLAQGITTVVMTEAAARAGLRGMLEAAQRWEVTEIMAAPPVVLGMTKERCRLTSLLRVICGGAPLPRSAAEQFPRRFPQVDLCMGYGATEAGGISLMIDRDECSRIGSSGRISHNVEAKIVDIVTGEPLSIGQKGELWVRGPSIMTGYLGDDEANAASFDSEGWLKTGDLCYIDQDGFLFVVDRLKELIKYKAYQVAPAELELVLQSLPEIVDAAVMPYPHEEAGEIPMALVVRQPGSKVTEAQVMEHVAKQVTPYKKVRKVLFVDSIPRSPAGKILRRQLKDHMQSCIVSRL
- the LOC123063356 gene encoding 4-coumarate--CoA ligase-like 7 isoform X2 is translated as MSSSGHGAVDARTGYCAATKSFLSLRGPLPLPPADVPLTFPAFALSLLPSPLPAHPALLDAATGEAVSYPAFLSQVRALVGALRSRVVPLGRGDVAFVLAPARLDVPVLYFALLAVGAVVSPANPALTAGEVSRLVCLSGASFAFAVSSTAGKLPAGLPTTLLDSPHFRSLLHSDHGENQSAPLDAGAVCQSATATVLYSSGTTGRVKAAAVPHRSFIVRAAGLRALHLQGKSRKANERTLIGAPMFHTMGFFFTLNGLAQGITTVVMTEAAARAGLRGMLEAAQRWEVTEIMAAPPVVLGMTKERCRLTSLLRVICGGAPLPRSAAEQFPRRFPQVDLCMGYGATEAGGISLMIDRDECSRIGSSGRISHNVEAKIVDIVTGEPLSIGQKGELWVRGPSIMTGYLGDDEANAASFDSEGWLKTGDLCYIDQDGFLFVVDRLKELIKYKAYQSWSLSCNRCQRLSTLQ